The Solibacillus sp. FSL R7-0668 genome includes the window CTAATGTTAAATTACCACCCGTTAAAATTCCTGTCGCTACTCCCGGTGTAATCGTCTGCATCTCTTCTCCCGATTTATTTTCCAGGAAATAATGCGCCCACTCTGTATTTGTTACACTGTTCACAAAATAGTCCCATGTGTAGTCATCCATCGCTGGCTTAATAAATTCGGTAGACGGCATCGGTGTATGATACGTCACAAAGCCACATTGTTGATTGAATACCATATGTAAAGCTGTCACATCACTATAGCCTGCAAATACTTTGGGGTTCTTTTGTATCATTTCTAAATCAAGCATCGGTAAAATACGTGTTGCGCCGTAGCCACCACGAATACAGAAAATTCCATCAATTGCGGGATTGGCAAACATTTCATTTACCTCTTTTGCTCGCAGCGCATCACTACCAGCTAAATAGCCGTGACGTGTGCGACAAGTTTCCCCAACAACGACGTTAAAACCTAATTTTTCTACCGCTTCAATCGCAGGCTGTAATCGCTCTGTTGGTGTAGCACCTGAAGCACTAATTAATGCAACGGTATCGCCTTTTTTCAATGATCTTGGAATAATTAAGCTCATACATTTGCCTCCTGACGTTCAATAATCGCACGATACGCTGCTTGTTCCTCTTGATTAGCTAATACAAAATGGCCTTCCTCAATTTCAACAAACTCCGGCGGATCTGTCTCATATTGGTGGACCGTTGGATCATATACTTGTAATTTTTTTTGACGCTCTTTAATTGGATTAGGCTCTGGAACTGCCGCTAATAATGCCTTTGTATAGGGGTGCAATGGGTTATTAAACAGCTTTTCCGTTTCGCCTAGCTCTACAATTCGCCCTTTATAAATGACCGCCGTTCGATCGGTAATAAAACGTACAATCGATAAATCATGCGCGATGAATAAATAGGTTAGGTCACGTTCCTGCTGTAAGCTAGAAAGCAAATTCAGCACTTGCGCACGAATCGAAACATCTAGGGCTGAAATCGGCTCATCTGCTACAACAAACTCTGGCTCCATCACAAGTGCACGTGCAATACCAATTCGTTGACGCTGCCCCCCAGAGAATTCATGCGGGAAGCGGGAAGCAAATTCTGGTAGCAGCCCTACTTCTAGTAATGCTTTCTTTACCTTTTCAATGCGCTCTTGCTCACTACTAAACTTCTTATTATTAATTAGACCTTCTGAAATAATATAATCCACCTTGGCACGTTCATTTAGTGACGCACCTGGATCTTGGAAAATCATTTGAATTTTTTGCGTAATTTCTTTATCCCATGCACTCGAAATACGTCCGTTAATTTTTTTACCATGGAATAGGATTTCGCCGTTTGTGATGGGGTTAATGCGCATAATGGCACGGCCGATTGTCGTTTTACCGGAACCGGATTCGCCTACTAAGCCAAATGTTTCCCCTTTATAAATATCAAAGCTGACATCATCGACTGCTTTGAATTCCTTTTTACCACTGCCAAAAATGATATCGATATTTTTGACTTCTATTAGCTTTTCACGTTCGTTACTCATGCATATATCGTCTCCCTTCCGCAAAAAATGCTTGTAACACTTCTGGAGGCTCGACTTTCGGTGCTTTCGGGTCAAGTAGCCATGTCCGTGCAAAATGCGTATCCGTCACTTGGAAAAATGGTGGACGTTCCACAAAATCAATTTTAAGTGCATATTGATTGCGCGGGGCAAATGCATCCCCTTTAATTTCTTTAAATAGGTTCGGCGGTGTTCCTTTAATGGAATAGAGTGCCTCTCCCTTGACACCAAGTTGCGGTAAAGAGGAAATTAACGCCCATGTATAAGGGTGCTTGGCATTAAAGAACACTTCATTCGTCTGCCCCACCTCAATAATATCCCCGGCATACATTACCGCAATTCGGTCTGCCACCTTTGCAACAACACCAAGGTCATGTGTAATGTAGATTGTCGTTAATAAATATTTTTCTTGTAGCGTTGTCAGCAGCTGTAAAATTTGCGCTTGAATCGTTACGTCAAGCGCAGTTGTTGGCTCATCACAAATTAAAATTTGCGGATTACATGCCACCGCAATGGCAATGACGATTCGTTGACGCATCCCACCCGAAAATTCATGCGGATATTGCTTGTAACGGCGCTCTACATCATGAATGCCCACATCACGCAAGAGCTGTAATGTTGTTTCATAGGCATCCTTTCCTTTTAACCCTTGATGCAGCACGACACTTTCTTCAATTTGTTTCCCAATCGTTTTAAGCGGATTGAGCGACGTCATCGGATCTTGCGTAACCATCGCAATCTTTTTACCACGAATTTTTAACCAATCCGCTTCTGTTTTAAACTGCGCTAAATCATGCCCATCATAGACAATTTTGCCCGAATCGATATAGCCATTTTTGTCTAATAAGCCCATAATGGATTTGACCAATACCGATTTGCCCGAACCAGATTCCCCAACAATCGCTAGACTTTCCCCTTTATATAAATCAAGTGAAATATCACGAATGGCCGTTAATGTTTGGCCACGTAATTTAAATTTAATAACGACATTTTCAATGGATAAAATCTTTTCTCGTTCCATACAACGCCATCCTTTCTACACATGGTTTTTCGGATCCGCTGCATCTGCAAACGCATTTCCGATAATATAAAAGGCAATCGTAATGACACTTAGCACAATACTTGGGAAAATTAATTGATAACGTAAATCCGGTGACATCATCAGCACGCGACCTTCGTTAATTAAGTTTCCTAAAGATGGCTCACTTACTGGTAAACCTAAACCAATATACGTTAAAAATACTTCCGCACCAATAGCAGCAGGAACCGCCAAGCTCATACGCAGCATAATGACTGAAATTAAATACGGCAATAAGTTTTTCAAAATAATTTTATAGCCGGGTGTTCCTAATGTTTTGGATGCTAAATTATACTCACGGTCACGTAAAATAACAATTTGATTCCTTAAGAAACGCGCCATCTCCACCCAGCCGGTAATACACATAGCGATAATAATTGTTGAAATGCCTGGACGTAAAATATACGCCATTAAAATTAAGACAATCGTCGTCGGAATATTATCTACAATGTTATACAGTTGCGTAATCGGCATTTCTAATTTTCGTGAATAGCCCCACAACGCACCGACCGTAAAGCCAATAATCACTTCAATAATGGCAACAGCAAAGCCGATAAATAAGGATGTCCGTGTACCTTGCCAAATACGCGACCATAAATCCTGACCAATCGAGTTTGTTCCGAAAATATATTCTTCATTCGGGGCAACATTTCGATCCTGCATCCCCGTCTCCGCATTAAGATAAATTTGGGTAGGCGATTTTTGATCTGGTAAATAGGGTTGTATAAAGGTAAACGCAATTAATAACACCACAAAGAATAATAAAAATACGGCAATTTTATTTTTTGTAAAGGAACGGAATGTCGAACGCCAATACGAGTAATTCGAATAAGCGGTTTCTTCTGCTTTTGCATCATCAACACCGGCAAATTCAAATAAATGCTCGTTCGATTTATCCGAAATATTTTGAATTTCTTTCGTAAATAAGCCCATTAGCGCACACTGTCTCCCTTCCCTAGCTTAATTCGAGGATCAACAATGGCCATCAGTAAGTCCCCTAAAATAAGCCCTATAATCCCTAACGAAGAAAACACAAGAACTAATCCTTGCACGACGTTATTATCTTGTCGCTGAATCGCATCTACTAACAAGCCACCCATGCCAGGA containing:
- a CDS encoding ABC transporter permease, whose protein sequence is MGLFTKEIQNISDKSNEHLFEFAGVDDAKAEETAYSNYSYWRSTFRSFTKNKIAVFLLFFVVLLIAFTFIQPYLPDQKSPTQIYLNAETGMQDRNVAPNEEYIFGTNSIGQDLWSRIWQGTRTSLFIGFAVAIIEVIIGFTVGALWGYSRKLEMPITQLYNIVDNIPTTIVLILMAYILRPGISTIIIAMCITGWVEMARFLRNQIVILRDREYNLASKTLGTPGYKIILKNLLPYLISVIMLRMSLAVPAAIGAEVFLTYIGLGLPVSEPSLGNLINEGRVLMMSPDLRYQLIFPSIVLSVITIAFYIIGNAFADAADPKNHV
- a CDS encoding ABC transporter ATP-binding protein gives rise to the protein MEREKILSIENVVIKFKLRGQTLTAIRDISLDLYKGESLAIVGESGSGKSVLVKSIMGLLDKNGYIDSGKIVYDGHDLAQFKTEADWLKIRGKKIAMVTQDPMTSLNPLKTIGKQIEESVVLHQGLKGKDAYETTLQLLRDVGIHDVERRYKQYPHEFSGGMRQRIVIAIAVACNPQILICDEPTTALDVTIQAQILQLLTTLQEKYLLTTIYITHDLGVVAKVADRIAVMYAGDIIEVGQTNEVFFNAKHPYTWALISSLPQLGVKGEALYSIKGTPPNLFKEIKGDAFAPRNQYALKIDFVERPPFFQVTDTHFARTWLLDPKAPKVEPPEVLQAFFAEGRRYMHE
- a CDS encoding oligopeptide/dipeptide ABC transporter ATP-binding protein gives rise to the protein MSNEREKLIEVKNIDIIFGSGKKEFKAVDDVSFDIYKGETFGLVGESGSGKTTIGRAIMRINPITNGEILFHGKKINGRISSAWDKEITQKIQMIFQDPGASLNERAKVDYIISEGLINNKKFSSEQERIEKVKKALLEVGLLPEFASRFPHEFSGGQRQRIGIARALVMEPEFVVADEPISALDVSIRAQVLNLLSSLQQERDLTYLFIAHDLSIVRFITDRTAVIYKGRIVELGETEKLFNNPLHPYTKALLAAVPEPNPIKERQKKLQVYDPTVHQYETDPPEFVEIEEGHFVLANQEEQAAYRAIIERQEANV
- a CDS encoding S66 peptidase family protein, producing the protein MSLIIPRSLKKGDTVALISASGATPTERLQPAIEAVEKLGFNVVVGETCRTRHGYLAGSDALRAKEVNEMFANPAIDGIFCIRGGYGATRILPMLDLEMIQKNPKVFAGYSDVTALHMVFNQQCGFVTYHTPMPSTEFIKPAMDDYTWDYFVNSVTNTEWAHYFLENKSGEEMQTITPGVATGILTGGNLTLVAASLGTPYEIDVTGKILFLEDIDENVQRIDRMLTQLKLAGKLDACAGIMLGAWTDCGPMDTKNPDNNLTLEQVFAEILAPLNIPVLADITCGHVLPTMSLPLGKTVTINATNHTIEVIG